The Arachis hypogaea cultivar Tifrunner chromosome 19, arahy.Tifrunner.gnm2.J5K5, whole genome shotgun sequence genome has a window encoding:
- the LOC112777640 gene encoding uncharacterized protein yields MGRHSCCYKQKLRKGLWSPEEDEKLLNYITNHGHGCWSSVPKLAGLQRCGKSCRLRWINYLRPDLKRGAFSQEEEDLIIELHAVLGNKWSQIAARLPGRTDNEIKNLWNSCLKKKLRQKGIDPITNKPLSDVVPIENNKNKKEEEEKPPTTTERFEGPPSDSVGGYFSFNYQQMMNNFGATPQNATSSSAVGSSDTNFVANNILTWEQEEVKWCEYLNTLLLNNTVVQNHSSSSSHSVMYGGGGEVITKPETTSFMRQDSSSSSWHHHSQQQPHQFSDMYTKDLQRFSVAFGQSM; encoded by the exons ATGGGAAGGCACTCTTGCTGCTACAAACAGAAGCTAAGAAAAGGACTCTGGTCCCCAGAGGAAGATGAGAAGCTTCTCAATTATATCACCAACCACGGTCATGGATGTTGGAGCTCTGTCCCCAAACTAGCAG GATTGCAGAGATGTGGGAAGAGCTGCAGATTAAGATGGATAAATTACCTGAGGCCAGATTTGAAGAGAGGAGCATTCTCACAGGAGGAAGAGGATTTGATAATTGAACTCCATGCAGTTCTTGGAAACAA GTGGTCTCAGATTGCAGCACGGTTACCGGGAAGAACCGACAATGAGATAAAGAATCTATGGAACTCTTGCCTCAAGAAGAAGCTGAGGCAAAAAGGGATTGACCCAATCACAAACAAGCCACTCTCCGATGTGGTGCCTATTGAGAATAACAAGaacaagaaggaggaggaggagaagccaCCAACAACAACAGAAAGGTTTGAAGGGCCTCCTTCTGATTCTGTAGGAGGATACTTTTCCTTCAATTATCAGCAAATGATGAACAATTTTGGAGCAACTCCACAAAACGCCACATCTTCCTCCGCCGTCGGATcgagtgacactaactttgttgCTAACAACATTCTAACATGGGAACAAGAAGAGGTAAAATGGTGCGAGTATCTTAACACCCTTTTGCTCAACAACACGGTAGTTCAgaatcattcttcttcttcttctcattctgTTAtgtatggtggtggtggtgaggtTATTACTAAGCCAGAAACAACAAGCTTCATGAGACAAGACTCATCAAGTAGTAGTTGGCACCACCATAGCCAGCAACAACCTCATCAATTCTCAGATATGTATACCAAGGATCTGCAGAGATTTTCAGTGGCTTTTGGCCAATCCATGTAG